In one window of Pristiophorus japonicus isolate sPriJap1 chromosome 9, sPriJap1.hap1, whole genome shotgun sequence DNA:
- the LOC139273773 gene encoding zinc finger protein 239-like yields MERPFTCSVCGKGFTQSSQLLIHQRVHTGERPFICSTCGKGFTRSSDLLKHQRVHTGERPFTCSECGKGFTQSSTLLTHQRVHTGERPFTCSECGKGFTRSSDLLTHHQVHTGEKPFTCPECGKGFTQSSTLLRHQRVHIGERPFTCSECGKGFSNSFNLLAHQRVHTGERPFTCSECGMGFTRSSHLLRHQRVHTGERPFTCSMCGKAFTQSFTLLRHQRVHK; encoded by the coding sequence atggagaggccgttcacctgctccgtgtgtgggaagggattcactcagtcatcccaactgctgatacaccagcgagttcacactggggagaggccattcatctgctccacgtgtgggaaggggttcactcggtcatccgacctgctgaaacatcagcgagttcacactggggagagaccattcacctgctctgagtgtgggaagggattcactcagtcatccaccctgctgacacaccagcgagttcacactggggagaggccgttcacctgctctgagtgtgggaagggattcactcggtcatccgacctgctgacacatcaTCAAGTCCACACCggtgagaagccgttcacctgccctgagtgtggaaagggattcactcagtcttccaccctgctgagacaccagcgagttcacattggggagagaccattcacctgctccgagtgtgggaagggattctctaacTCATTCAACCTGctagcacaccagcgagttcacactggggagaggccgttcacctgctctgagtgtgggatgggatttacTCGGTCATCACATCTgctaagacaccagcgagttcacactggcgagaggccgttcacctgctctatgtgtgggaaggcattcactcagtcaTTCAccttgctgagacaccagcgagttcacaagtga